A DNA window from Agarivorans sp. TSD2052 contains the following coding sequences:
- the arnF gene encoding 4-amino-4-deoxy-L-arabinose-phosphoundecaprenol flippase subunit ArnF translates to MVLRTQPKSVALALLSVMFISLAQLAMKWGMSQLNLHFPEVSELWQLQRYSELLSRYLPYYFSVFAGLVFYALSMLCWVIALKRLALSVAYPLLSLSYVIVYFAAIALPWIGEQFSWIKALGIVFILAGIYLVFPRSTAKE, encoded by the coding sequence ATGGTTTTAAGAACGCAGCCTAAAAGCGTGGCCTTGGCGCTACTGAGTGTTATGTTTATCTCACTAGCCCAACTCGCCATGAAATGGGGTATGAGCCAACTCAATTTACACTTTCCTGAGGTCAGCGAACTATGGCAGCTACAACGTTATAGTGAGCTACTTAGCCGCTATTTACCCTATTATTTTAGCGTGTTTGCAGGATTAGTGTTTTATGCACTTTCAATGTTATGTTGGGTAATAGCCTTAAAACGCTTAGCCTTATCGGTCGCTTACCCTTTGCTAAGTTTAAGTTACGTGATCGTGTATTTTGCAGCGATAGCGTTACCGTGGATAGGCGAACAGTTTAGCTGGATTAAAGCCCTTGGCATTGTGTTTATCTTAGCCGGTATATACTTGGTATTTCCCCGAAGTACCGCCAAGGAATAG
- a CDS encoding EamA family transporter — MISWLLVIASISCSSLSQYWQKRAALLFTAEPNLSTRQKLLCKPLLLGIIFLGLGAVFWLGVLSQWDVSVAYPLLSSNFVIMLLVSKWVFNEDVSRRQWLGVAFIVLGVAILGGVSQWF; from the coding sequence ATGATAAGTTGGTTGTTAGTTATCGCCTCAATATCTTGTAGCTCGCTGAGCCAATACTGGCAAAAGCGAGCGGCGCTATTGTTTACTGCCGAACCCAATTTAAGTACTCGCCAGAAATTACTCTGTAAACCTTTATTGCTGGGCATTATTTTTTTAGGCTTAGGGGCCGTTTTTTGGTTAGGTGTACTAAGCCAATGGGACGTATCAGTCGCTTACCCCTTGCTCAGCAGTAACTTTGTCATCATGCTACTGGTATCAAAATGGGTATTTAATGAAGACGTCAGTCGACGCCAATGGCTTGGTGTGGCCTTCATCGTGCTTGGTGTTGCCATTCTTGGTGGAGTAAGCCAATGGTTTTAA